The proteins below are encoded in one region of Armatimonadota bacterium:
- a CDS encoding PEP-CTERM sorting domain-containing protein has product MNTQKRSGCLRAASLIVVIVTLLAASCISAWASVSAYTAESADFYPGNTGVTIPGFDESLSQYDPGTAGVATASYNYPTQSGDDPPPPFFYAGVDTVTADKGYSTYAYVNESAGILKAYASTWLQVRGAMTSMININTHAGASAEISDTIILSAPATLLLSGNVSGCLGGSSNYSNYDVFQKYIWTPMSVDSWVRFSYRTSGEEGSSSQGFEAYFDQAGNISNPFSVPIYLPANTPITVSAGLNITTTVDPDTSTILGVSWRDKVGPLTSITGNIWADFANTMDFGIQVPDGVTVTSESGLLPLQTAAVPEPSALLALGSGLGLLGTCFRRRQ; this is encoded by the coding sequence ATGAACACTCAGAAAAGATCAGGCTGCTTGCGTGCAGCATCTTTGATTGTCGTGATAGTAACACTTCTTGCAGCGAGTTGCATCTCGGCATGGGCGTCTGTCAGCGCTTATACGGCTGAGTCCGCGGATTTCTATCCGGGAAACACAGGAGTTACAATCCCGGGTTTTGATGAGTCACTCAGCCAATATGATCCCGGTACTGCGGGTGTAGCCACAGCTTCCTACAACTACCCAACTCAATCGGGAGACGATCCGCCTCCTCCGTTTTTTTATGCTGGTGTAGACACGGTTACTGCAGACAAAGGCTACAGCACCTATGCATATGTCAACGAATCCGCCGGTATCCTAAAGGCTTACGCGTCTACATGGCTGCAGGTAAGGGGCGCTATGACTTCCATGATCAACATCAACACCCATGCCGGCGCCAGCGCTGAGATTTCCGATACTATCATACTCTCAGCGCCTGCAACCCTCTTGCTGTCGGGTAATGTCAGCGGTTGTCTCGGCGGCAGCTCTAATTATTCCAACTATGATGTGTTCCAAAAGTATATATGGACGCCGATGAGTGTGGATTCATGGGTTCGGTTCAGCTACAGAACGTCTGGAGAAGAGGGGTCAAGCAGTCAGGGCTTTGAAGCCTATTTTGACCAGGCGGGAAACATATCAAACCCATTCTCAGTTCCCATCTATCTCCCTGCCAATACACCGATAACTGTCTCAGCAGGGCTTAACATTACGACTACAGTGGATCCTGACACCAGCACTATCCTTGGGGTGAGCTGGCGCGACAAAGTTGGTCCTCTAACCAGCATTACGGGCAACATATGGGCCGATTTTGCCAACACCATGGATTTCGGCATCCAGGTGCCTGATGGGGTAACAGTGACCTCCGAATCCGGATTGCTTCCACTCCAGACGGCAGCCGTGCCCGAACCTTCTGCCCTGCTGGCTCTTGGCTCCGGCCTTGGCTTGCTGGGCACATGCTTCAGACGCAGACAGTAA
- a CDS encoding sigma-70 family RNA polymerase sigma factor has product MQNDMALLERYSRTGDAEAFAELAKRYVRLVYSTCLRITANTQEAEDITQDCFLELARRAGTVRSCLPGWLHKVAKNRALNAVSKDTVRRRYEQAAVNANDNRSEPGWAEIVPIVDEALDKLPDKLREPIVLHYFQGLTQAETAAILGINQSTISRYLDRAIDSLREELKKSGVVLTVGALTVLLTESAKASVPASVAAAIGKIAVSGIGTTTLSGGFFATAKAALGTGLGKAALALSILAASLVVGHMIYANGTTSPASSEVASTSGEVVKRDSSVLQIYLLPDTTHGTWRVTAPKQAGEGYIFERVINGTTEAIDSAKQPKEIMDKIVNPQQNPPVITTNDLLPNAEAQIRKGDGKPTLNAEFTERGAQVFADFTGKHIGECTGVFANGRLISAPVILQAMHITRFEITGFGSLAEAEALAKQINGDNKGQP; this is encoded by the coding sequence ATGCAAAACGACATGGCGCTACTGGAGCGATATTCCAGAACAGGAGACGCGGAGGCTTTCGCAGAACTGGCAAAACGTTACGTGCGGCTGGTCTATAGCACGTGTCTTCGCATTACCGCCAATACGCAAGAAGCCGAAGACATCACTCAGGATTGTTTCTTGGAGCTTGCGCGAAGAGCTGGAACCGTAAGGTCATGCCTGCCCGGTTGGCTGCATAAAGTGGCAAAAAACCGCGCGCTCAATGCCGTCAGCAAGGATACTGTACGCAGGCGATATGAGCAGGCGGCTGTTAACGCGAATGACAACCGGTCTGAGCCTGGGTGGGCAGAAATAGTGCCGATTGTCGATGAAGCGCTGGACAAACTGCCGGATAAGCTGCGTGAGCCGATAGTATTACACTATTTCCAAGGGCTGACGCAGGCAGAAACTGCAGCTATTCTAGGCATCAACCAGTCGACAATTTCTCGATACCTTGACCGGGCAATAGACTCTCTTCGCGAAGAGCTAAAGAAGTCCGGAGTTGTGTTGACGGTAGGTGCGCTCACCGTTCTTCTCACAGAGAGCGCAAAGGCATCGGTCCCGGCTTCAGTAGCGGCAGCGATCGGCAAGATTGCGGTCTCGGGGATCGGGACAACGACGTTGTCAGGCGGTTTCTTTGCGACTGCAAAAGCTGCTTTGGGTACCGGCCTTGGGAAGGCCGCTCTTGCGTTGAGCATTCTCGCCGCGTCTCTGGTAGTGGGACACATGATATATGCAAACGGCACCACGAGCCCTGCATCAAGCGAGGTCGCTTCCACTAGCGGCGAAGTGGTCAAGAGAGACTCTTCAGTGCTGCAGATTTACCTCTTGCCGGATACAACTCACGGAACCTGGCGGGTAACTGCTCCAAAGCAGGCAGGTGAAGGTTATATCTTTGAACGTGTAATTAACGGCACAACAGAAGCGATTGACAGCGCAAAGCAGCCAAAGGAGATCATGGACAAAATAGTTAACCCCCAACAAAATCCTCCGGTTATCACAACCAATGACCTGCTTCCGAATGCCGAGGCCCAGATAAGAAAAGGTGACGGAAAGCCGACTCTGAATGCTGAGTTTACTGAGCGCGGCGCACAAGTGTTTGCTGATTTCACCGGCAAGCATATTGGCGAGTGTACAGGTGTTTTTGCCAACGGCAGGCTGATTTCTGCTCCGGTTATATTACAAGCGATGCATATCACCAGGTTCGAGATAACAGGATTCGGCAGTCTCGCTGAAGCTGAAGCTCTGGCTAAGCAAATAAACGGTGACAACAAAGGACAACCATAA